One genomic window of Fusarium fujikuroi IMI 58289 draft genome, chromosome FFUJ_chr01 includes the following:
- a CDS encoding related to cercosporin resistance protein codes for MELDPRLGATGDRASALANFGAEATSRPSPVHHVPHSNSALIPVHGAQDDHNSAENTPSASTENRDTPQHQNQQLHDAENDGDGTDPKRPRACEACRGLKVRCEPDPSDEGPCKRCRKAGRNCVVTMPTRKRQKKTDSRVAELEKKIDALTASLQARAAPGGGQAHTQNQGHGWGESPGNVAPKPPNESNTATSSHNNMKWRTPGQTPAWGSFSSAQSPMPSMPTVEQTTGRASPAQSTAALATAATGQKRKFTDGREGSSEQLATEETPAEALAAYLTRAKGGDIVDRGVITMEKAVELFARYNDHMISHLPAIIFQPGFTASELRKTKPILFLAIMAVASAESPTLQKVLQKEMKLTFAEKVMLSGEKGLELVQALNVAVIWYWPPEHFEELKFYQLVHTAAVMAIDIGLGQKLKQRRGIVVPDTWRPNPSTGPGGQSRRWAPPDPTSIESRRTWLTCYFLATNTSMALHRPNLIRWTPFMEESLHPLQSSPNAAPTDAYFCHLVWTHHLSEQVNVQFSLDDPTFDVHISETRTQHILKGLEKDLKRYREKVPSELLQPTLLISFGVLNLYMHEVALQARTSEPLRPPFSTSSLQEGLVGGDRLSPAHISAISVCLGSIKEMLGTFLAMDVFSIRCLPVFNFVRVAYAVVMLIKLYFSASAAGSELGRVIDKEDMQVGKYLDNLLDKFRATAAEDRCRPAAKFLVVLVMLRSWFYRQAESEAKESKPLPTASAITPSPSQAQQQPPLPANVSAPQPSDHASTANTPLQLLSEVATGAGSRNRDSSASRPSMVGWGSNMPQPPQPFFHDTPDNNSSSTASMPYHNEPFPADLAAAMAPAMP; via the exons ATGGAGCTCGATCCTCGTCTTGGCGCAACTGGCGATAGAGCCTCAGCATTAGCAAATTTCGGCGCGGAAGCAACGTCAAGACCATCACCGGTCCATCACGTCCCTCATAGCAATAGTGCTCTGATACCAGTCCACGGCGCACAGGATGATCACAACAGTGCCGAAAACACCCCCAGCGCATCGACTGAAAATCGAGATACGCCGCAACATCAAAACCAGCAGCTTCACGATGCCGAAAACGACGGAGATGGAACCGATCCGAAGCGACCGAGGGCCTGTGAGGCATGTCGTGGGCTGAAGGTTCGCTGCGAACCGGATCCCAGTGACGAGGGACCTTGTAAGAGGTGCCGGAAAGCTGGAAGGAATTGCGTCGTGACAATGCCAACGCGAAAGCgccagaagaagacggacAGCAGAGTGGCTGAGCTGGAAAAGAAAATCGATGCCTTGACAGCGAGCTTACAAGCAAGAGCGGCACCTGGAGGTGGCCAGGCGCATACGCAAAACCAAGGTCACGGCTGGGGAGAGTCTCCTGGAAATGTTGCGCCTAAACCACCCAACGAATCAAACACAGCCACTTCTTCTCACAATAACATGAAATGGCGAACCCCCGGGCAAACCCCTGCATGGGGATCGTTTTCATCGGCACAGTCTCCCATGCCGTCGATGCCGACCGTGGAACAAACAACAGGCCGCGCATCCCCAGCCCAGTCCACAGCAGCACTAGCTACAGCAGCCACTGGGCAAAAGAGGAAGTTTACAGATGGCCGCGAAGGCTCATCTGAACAGCTTGCTACTGAGGAAACACCAGCCGAAGCTCTGGCGGCTTATCTCACAAGGGCAAAGGGTGGTGATATCGTAGACCGTGGTGTTATCACGATGGAGAAAGCTGTTGAGCTATTTGCTCGTTACAATGACCATATGATTTCACACCTGCCGGCTATTATTTTCCAACCTGGTTTCACGGCATCCGAGCTCAGAAAAACAAAACCTATACTGTTTCTGGCCATCATGGCAGTGGCCTCTGCTGAGTCCCCCACTCTCCAGAAGGTGCTTCAAAAAGAGATGAAGCTCACATTCGCCGAAAAGGTGATGCTTTCGGGCGAGAAAGGCTTAGAGCTAGTGCAAGCACTCAATGTAGCCGTGATCTGGTATTGGCCACCAGAACATTTTGAGGAGCTGAAGTTTTATCAGTTAGTCCACACGGCGGCTGTTATGGCCATCGATATTGGACTCGGCCAGAAATTGAAGCAGCGCCGTGGAATAGTCGTGCCTGATACCTGGCGTCCTAACCCAAGTACCGGACCAGGTGGTCAGAGCCGTCGATGGGCACCCCCTGATCCTACAAGCATAGAGAGTCGCCGTACATGGCTGACATGCTATTTCCTGGCAACCAACACTTCTATGGCCCTCCATCGACCGAATCTCATCCGATGGACCCCCTTCATGGAAGAGAGCCTTCATCCTTTGCAGTCGTCGCCAAACGCTGCGCCAACGGATGCTTACTTCTGCCATCTGGTCTGGACACATCACCTTTCCGAGCAAGTTAATGTGCAGTTCTCTCTCGATGACCCGACATTTGACGTCCATATCTCAGAAACGAGAACACAGCATATCCTCAAAGGCCTCGAAAAGGACCTGAAACGGTACAGAGAGAAGGTCCCCTCTGAGTTGCTACAAC CAACGCTTCTGATAAGTTTCGGCGTCCTCAATTTGTACATGCATGAGGTGGCGTTGCAGGCTCGTACAAGCGAACCTCTGCGACCTccattctcaacaagctctcTCCAGGAAGGGCTTGTAGGGGGGGATAGACTATCCCCAGCACATATCAGTGCTATATCCGTATGCCTCGGCTCTATCAAAGAAATGCTTGGCACATTTCTAGCCATGGACGTTTTCAGCATACGCTGCTTACCTGTGTTCAACTTTGTCCGGGTCGCATATGCCGTCGTTATGCTCATCAAGCTCTACTTCTCGGCCTCAGCCGCAGGCTCAGAGCTAGGCCGCGTTATTGATAAGGAAGATATGCAAGTCGGAAAATATCTTGATAACCTGCTTGACAAATTCCGCGCAACTGCAGCGGAGGATCGTTGTCGCCCAGCAGCCAAGTTCCTTGTGGTACTCGTTATGCTTCGTAGCTGGTTTTATAGACAAGCTGAGTCGGAAGCCAAAGAATCGAAGCCACTTCCAACAGCTTCCGCGATAACACCATCTCCTTCGCAGGCACAACAGCAGCCTCCCCTACCTGCCAACGTTTCGGCACCACAACCTTCTGACCACGCATCTACGGCCAACACTCCACTCCAACTCCTTTCAGAAGTTGCTACCGGAGCAGGCTCCCGAAACCGTGACTCTTCAGCTAGCAGGCCTTCGATGGTTGGATGGGGC